A single genomic interval of Adhaeribacter pallidiroseus harbors:
- a CDS encoding class I SAM-dependent methyltransferase, giving the protein MQRYHLFEFEDLPWFPDIFRQSMMDFLRFMISNLKIYEPIIPFMHQALQHTTQADILDLGSGGGGGIVGIQHELSHQVGYPVKITLSDKFPNIPAFELIKKQTHGLITYLPESVDATDVPANFTNFRTIFSAFHHFKPTLATAILQDAARKKVPIGIFEGASKSWFEIALVLLIFPFLILMITPFIKPFRWSRLIFTYLLPIIPLCIMWDGMVSILRLYSPTMLLGLTQEINSSGYKWEAGKARHRSGAKVIYLIGYPE; this is encoded by the coding sequence ATGCAGCGTTACCACTTGTTTGAGTTCGAGGACTTACCTTGGTTTCCAGATATCTTCCGGCAAAGCATGATGGATTTTTTAAGGTTTATGATTAGTAATTTAAAAATTTATGAACCCATCATTCCGTTCATGCACCAAGCGCTGCAGCATACTACTCAAGCAGATATTCTGGATTTAGGTTCGGGTGGTGGTGGCGGAATCGTCGGGATTCAGCATGAACTTAGCCACCAAGTGGGTTATCCGGTTAAAATTACGTTAAGCGATAAATTTCCTAATATTCCAGCCTTTGAATTAATAAAAAAACAAACGCACGGATTAATTACTTATTTACCAGAATCGGTAGATGCAACGGATGTACCCGCGAATTTCACGAATTTTCGGACAATCTTCTCAGCTTTCCACCATTTTAAACCTACTTTAGCCACGGCCATTTTGCAAGATGCGGCTCGTAAAAAAGTACCGATTGGCATTTTTGAAGGCGCCAGTAAAAGTTGGTTCGAGATTGCTTTGGTCTTGCTTATTTTTCCTTTCCTTATTTTAATGATTACTCCTTTTATCAAACCCTTCCGGTGGAGCCGGTTAATTTTTACCTACTTGCTGCCTATAATACCTCTATGCATTATGTGGGACGGGATGGTTTCTATTTTGCGTTTGTATTCGCCTACGATGTTACTTGGCCTCACCCAGGAAATAAATTCTAGTGGCTATAAATGGGAAGCAGGCAAAGCCCGGCACCGCAGCGGTGCCAAAGTTATTTACCTCATTGGCTACCCGGAGTGA
- the rho gene encoding transcription termination factor Rho: MYNIEELKDRLLSELKEIAEGLGVTSFNRLSKQDLIYKILDQQAITPPEKLPKKYKTPARNQPVAVVDTASTTANQGLIDFDTATPVPVISEKAPEPVLALEAAPAAPVTRPETPRRQATRREPRERTTTPVVREEQNREPRPAREVAPPAEVPSVPTSEETPRQERENGTAPESRQPAPPREKRDREPAREPSREEREPVTALRENRENVQPVAPTPVREPIAPPVRENREPVQPPTQPQPRDNRETVREPQPPRENRDNQPRDNRDNQPRDNQPRDNQPRDNQPRDNQPRENRDNNQPRKVNNGQQPNNNNINSNNFKEFDGVILNEGVLELMQDGYGFLRSTYYNYLASPDDIYVSPSQIKLFALKTGDTVKGQIRPPKEGEKYFALLKVDSINGRTTEEIRDRIPFQHLTPLFPEERLKLTTKASQYSTRIMDLFAPIGKGQRGMIVAQPKTGKTVLLKEIANAISENHPEVYLMILLIDERPEEVTDMARSVNAEVIASTFDETAERHVKISSIVLDKAKRMVECGHDVVILLDSITRLARAYNTVVPSSGKILSGGVDANALHKPKRFFGAARNVENGGSLTIIATALIDTGSKMDEVIFEEFKGTGNMELQLDRKLANKRIYPSIDVPASGTRREDLLMDKDELNRVWILRKFMSDMNAVEAMEFLKDRMKGTKDNDEFLISMNS; this comes from the coding sequence ATGTACAATATTGAAGAGTTGAAAGATAGACTTCTTTCAGAGCTAAAAGAGATTGCGGAAGGTCTTGGCGTAACAAGCTTTAACCGGTTAAGCAAGCAAGACCTTATCTACAAGATCTTAGACCAGCAAGCAATCACTCCTCCCGAAAAACTTCCCAAAAAATACAAAACACCAGCCCGTAACCAACCCGTAGCCGTAGTAGATACTGCCTCCACTACCGCCAACCAAGGCCTGATTGATTTTGATACCGCTACTCCAGTACCCGTAATTTCCGAAAAAGCACCTGAACCAGTTCTGGCCTTAGAAGCCGCTCCGGCTGCTCCCGTAACGCGTCCGGAAACTCCTCGCCGGCAGGCCACCCGCCGGGAGCCCCGGGAACGTACTACCACGCCGGTAGTGCGCGAAGAGCAAAATCGCGAACCGCGGCCCGCTCGGGAAGTAGCACCACCCGCGGAAGTACCATCGGTACCTACCAGCGAAGAAACTCCCCGCCAGGAACGTGAAAACGGCACTGCTCCGGAAAGCCGGCAACCAGCGCCCCCACGCGAAAAGCGGGACCGGGAACCTGCGCGGGAACCAAGCCGCGAAGAGCGGGAGCCAGTTACGGCCTTACGCGAAAATCGTGAAAATGTACAACCAGTTGCACCAACCCCGGTACGGGAGCCCATCGCGCCTCCAGTACGCGAAAACCGCGAGCCGGTGCAGCCACCAACCCAGCCGCAACCCCGCGATAACCGCGAAACTGTACGGGAACCGCAACCCCCGCGCGAAAACCGCGATAATCAGCCGCGTGATAATCGGGATAATCAACCTCGGGATAATCAACCTCGGGATAATCAACCTCGGGATAATCAACCTCGGGATAATCAACCCCGGGAAAACCGCGATAATAATCAGCCGCGCAAAGTTAATAATGGGCAACAACCCAATAATAACAACATTAACAGCAATAATTTTAAAGAATTTGACGGCGTAATTCTTAACGAAGGCGTGTTGGAACTCATGCAGGATGGCTATGGTTTCCTGCGCTCTACGTATTATAATTATTTAGCCAGTCCTGATGATATTTACGTTTCGCCATCGCAGATTAAGTTATTTGCTTTAAAAACCGGCGATACCGTTAAAGGTCAGATTCGTCCACCGAAAGAAGGAGAAAAGTACTTTGCCTTGTTAAAAGTGGATTCTATTAATGGCCGGACTACCGAAGAAATCCGCGACCGGATTCCTTTCCAGCATTTAACGCCTTTATTTCCGGAAGAACGCTTAAAACTGACGACCAAAGCCAGCCAGTACTCTACCCGGATTATGGATTTGTTTGCGCCGATTGGTAAAGGCCAGCGGGGCATGATTGTGGCCCAGCCCAAAACCGGTAAAACAGTATTATTAAAAGAAATTGCCAACGCCATCTCCGAAAACCATCCGGAAGTGTATCTGATGATTTTACTGATTGATGAGCGTCCGGAAGAAGTAACCGATATGGCCCGGAGTGTAAACGCCGAGGTAATTGCCTCTACTTTCGACGAAACCGCCGAGCGCCACGTAAAAATTTCGAGCATTGTGCTGGACAAAGCCAAACGCATGGTAGAGTGCGGGCACGATGTTGTAATATTACTGGATTCCATCACCCGTTTAGCGCGGGCTTATAACACCGTAGTACCAAGCTCCGGTAAAATATTATCGGGTGGGGTAGACGCTAACGCTTTGCACAAACCGAAGCGTTTCTTTGGAGCGGCCCGTAACGTAGAAAACGGTGGTTCCTTAACTATCATCGCTACGGCGCTGATTGATACCGGTTCTAAAATGGACGAGGTAATTTTTGAAGAATTTAAAGGTACCGGTAACATGGAATTGCAACTGGATCGGAAGTTGGCGAACAAACGAATTTACCCATCTATTGATGTGCCGGCCTCAGGCACCCGTCGCGAGGACTTGTTAATGGACAAAGACGAACTGAACCGTGTCTGGATTTTGCGCAAATTTATGTCGGATATGAACGCCGTGGAAGCTATGGAGTTTTTGAAAGACCGCATGAAAGGCACTAAAGACAACGACGAGTTCTTAATTTCAATGAACAGCTAA
- a CDS encoding UbiA family prenyltransferase, protein MVDALKLMRIPFSVYLMPVYWFALSVLPEFCVYKAVYVFVIIHLLVYPASNGYNSFYDKDEGSIGGLKHPPKVTRKLLWLVLLFDFLALVGSFVLVSLEFTSGIFIYLLVSKAYSYDKIRLKKYPLVSTLVVIIFQGAFTFIMVQVGARTLPAHIMTATNLLFALVSTLFLCGSYPLTQVYQHQEDAQRGDQTLSLALGITGTFIFSALSLLLGAGFLIWNYLVTGQAMNILIFLVCTGPVVYIFGTWFWQVKKDPTMANFENTMRMNKVSSLSMSAAFILILLFTHYKLGSL, encoded by the coding sequence ATGGTAGATGCTTTAAAATTAATGCGGATTCCTTTTTCGGTGTATTTAATGCCGGTGTATTGGTTCGCCTTAAGTGTATTACCGGAATTTTGTGTGTATAAAGCCGTTTACGTTTTTGTTATTATTCATCTATTGGTTTATCCGGCCAGTAATGGTTATAATTCTTTTTACGATAAAGACGAAGGCAGCATTGGCGGCTTAAAGCATCCCCCGAAGGTAACCCGCAAATTATTATGGCTGGTATTATTGTTTGATTTTTTAGCTTTAGTAGGCTCTTTTGTGTTGGTTTCGCTGGAGTTTACTTCTGGTATTTTTATTTACCTGCTGGTTTCTAAAGCTTATAGTTACGATAAAATCCGGCTGAAGAAATATCCACTGGTTAGCACCCTGGTAGTTATTATTTTTCAGGGAGCTTTTACCTTTATTATGGTACAGGTAGGTGCCCGCACCTTGCCCGCCCACATAATGACCGCTACCAATTTACTTTTTGCCTTAGTGAGTACTTTATTTTTGTGCGGTTCGTACCCGCTTACCCAAGTTTACCAGCACCAGGAAGATGCGCAACGTGGCGATCAAACACTGAGTTTAGCTTTAGGGATTACCGGTACTTTTATTTTCTCGGCTTTAAGTTTACTGCTTGGCGCCGGCTTCCTGATCTGGAACTATTTAGTAACTGGTCAGGCCATGAATATTTTAATTTTTCTGGTTTGTACCGGCCCGGTTGTGTATATTTTTGGCACCTGGTTCTGGCAGGTAAAAAAAGATCCAACCATGGCTAACTTTGAGAATACCATGCGCATGAACAAAGTTTCGTCGCTTAGTATGAGTGCGGCTTTCATCTTAATTTTACTTTTTACCCACTATAAATTGGGTAGTTTATAA